The following proteins are encoded in a genomic region of Nicotiana sylvestris chromosome 4, ASM39365v2, whole genome shotgun sequence:
- the LOC138889261 gene encoding DEK domain-containing chromatin-associated protein 4-like: MKSQDVSLQESGWRGELSNKLDAQLKAIQAQEPQNFEESFKSATEEEENGSSNSEQSEGARGEERGTGKRVVDSSPTLDTWIMAVYGVESGTMKESVKKTRGSGSGEATEVLVKIGQNADEPGSSVEETLTNLLKKTSGTARANKKRKAAPSDTVEIPPTRRRSTRSQLKQNEVDLQRALEESKMKKVEKGKKNVGEPVDVDEMDLVHQDEDVNEEVEVQTPKPKKAKTSIKKSTSKSTSAKPSTLAKRTRSAVKTKKVKVFEEEEWSGEEEKDDSETKKDKMAKFDKRTILKGRLLRDLKKE; the protein is encoded by the exons ATGAAGAGTCAAGATGTTTCCTTGCAAGAAAGTGGCTGGAGAGGGGAACTATCAAATAAATTAGATGCTCAATTGAAAGCTATCCAAGCCCAAGAACCCCAAAACTTTGAAGAGTCCTTCAAGTCTGCTACTGAGGAGGAAGAAAATGGGTCTTCTAATTCAGAACAG agtgaGGGTGCTCGTGGCGAAGAAAGGGGAACGGGTAAAAGAGTGGTTGATTCTTCACCCACTCTTGATACATGGATAATGGCTGTTTATGGAGTAGAATCTGGTACAATGAAGGAAAGTGTGAAGAAAACAAGGGGAAGTGGGTCTGGCGAAGCCACTGAAGTGCTGGTTAAAATTGGGCAAAAtgcagatgaacctggttcatcagtagaagaaaccctcacaaacctATTGAAGAAA ACCTCTGGCACTGCTAGGGCTAACAAGAAAAGGAAGGCTGCTCCTTCTGACACTGTTGAAATTCCTCCCACAAGAAGAAGATCCACAAGAAGTCAGCTAAAGCAGAATGAGGTAGACTTGCAAAGAGCCTTAGAAGAAAGcaaaatgaaaaaggttgaaaaagggaagaagaatGTGGGTGAGCCTGTTGACGTTGatgagatggacctggtccatcaaGATGAAGATGTGAATGAAGAGGTGGAGGTTCAGACTCCCAAACCCAAGAAAGCCAAGACTTCCATTAAGAAGTCTACTTCTAAGTCAACATCTGCTAAACCATCTACCCTGGCAAAAAGGACCAGGTCTGCAGTGAAAACTAAAAAGGTAAAAGtttttgaggaagaagaatggAGTGGAGAGGAAGAGAAAGATGATTCAGAAACTAAGAAGGACAAGATGGCCAAGTTTGACAAAAGGACAATTCTGAAGGGTAGACTCCTCAGGGATTTGAAGAAGGAATAA
- the LOC138889262 gene encoding secreted RxLR effector protein 161-like, whose amino-acid sequence MGSEFEMSMMGELNFFLVLQIKQNSNGSMIHQRKYVKELLKRFKMEESKEIYTPIVTTTKLDIDELSSSVDQKLYRGMISSLLYLTSSISGIAFSVGLCARFQTNSKESHLTAAKIILRYLKGTTDLCLWYPKGSNFNLVGYADIDYAGFLVDMKSTSGMTHFFGSYLVSWATKKQNSVALSTAEAEYVVAASCCAQLLWIKQ is encoded by the coding sequence atggggagtgaatttgaaatgagtatgatgggtgagcttaatttctttttagtcttacaaattaaacaaaactcaaatggaAGTATGATCCATCAACGGAAATATGTGAAAGAGTTgcttaaaaggtttaaaatggaagaatcaaaagaaattTATACCCCTATAGTAACAACCACaaaattggatatagatgaacttagttcatctgttgatcagaagttgtatagagGAATGATTAGTTCTCTTTTATATCTCACTAGTAGCATATCTGGCATTGCTTTCAGTGTAGGTCTTTGTGCTCGATTTCAGACAAATTCaaaggagtctcacttgactgctgcCAAGAtaatattgagatacttgaaaggcaccactgacctttgtctttggtatccaaaaggtagtaacttTAACCTGGTGGGATATGCTGACattgattatgcaggtttccttgtggatatgaagagcacctcaggtatgacacACTTTTTTGGTTCAtatcttgtgtcatgggctaccaaaaagcaaaattcagtggccttatctactgctgaagcggagtatgttgttgctgcttcatgttgtgctcaattgttgtggatcaaacaatAA
- the LOC138889263 gene encoding secreted RxLR effector protein 161-like, translating into MEASKVIDTPIATATRLDMDEIGSPVNQTMYKGIIGSLIYLDASRPDIVFSVGLCARFKSNPKESHLKATKRILRYLKGTQDLVLYYPSGDSFNLIGYADADYEGYFVDRKSTSEMDHSLGSCLISWGTSKQNSVALSITEAKYVVLASCCAQLLWIKQQLEDFGVLTKSVPLLYDNTSALNMQRIQFNIKGPNILM; encoded by the coding sequence atggaagcatcaaaagtgatagacactcccattgcaactgccactcgactggacatggatgaaattggatctcctgtgaatcaaacaATGTATAAAGGCATCATTGGGTCTCTCATCTATCTCGATGCCAGTCGACCTGATATTGTTTTTAGCGTGGGGCTGTGTGCGAGATttaaatcaaatcccaaggaatctcacttgaaggctACCAAAAGAATACTAAGATATCTCAAAGGCACGCAGGACCTGGTGCTATATTATCCatcaggtgacagttttaatctgattgggtatgctgatgcagACTATGAAGGTTACTTTGTGGACAGAAAAAGCACTTCTGAGATGGATCACTCCCTAGGatcatgtcttatctcttggggtacaagcaagcaaaattcagtggctctttcaataACTGAAGCTAAATATGTAGTTTTAGCATCCTGTTGTGCTCAGCTTTTGTGGATCAAGCAGCAGTTGGAGGATTTTGGAGTTCTCACTAAGAGTGTGCCTCTCCTATAtgacaacaccagtgcactcaacatgcaaagaatccagttcaacataaaaggaccaaacatattgatgtga